In Geminocystis sp. NIES-3709, a single genomic region encodes these proteins:
- a CDS encoding class I SAM-dependent methyltransferase — MTSTTIKSKNNLTTKLINGLLNIKPLAEFAKTQARKMIIKRANFIGVPWENNVKHLENHDWQEEIKAVENPNINYPSYYLTSFHAYEKGNMSWDAAWELESAAYSVHSTIYSKIPQLDGDRNLRKSYHEFLQTQLPSNPDNILDIGCGVGLSTFALQETYPNSNISGLDLSPYFLAVAKYQAKQKGKSINWIHDAGEYNNLPLESFDLISTFLMFHELPQFAAENIISHSNKLLKKGGFFALMDMNPQSENYKKMPRYVFTLLKSTEPYLDQYFTLDIESMFIKCGFSTPKIVSISPRHRAIIAQKI, encoded by the coding sequence ATGACATCAACTACGATCAAATCAAAAAATAATTTAACTACAAAATTAATTAATGGGTTACTAAATATTAAACCCTTAGCAGAATTTGCCAAAACCCAAGCAAGAAAAATGATCATCAAACGAGCCAATTTTATTGGAGTACCTTGGGAAAACAATGTTAAACATCTGGAAAATCATGATTGGCAAGAGGAAATTAAAGCAGTAGAAAATCCTAATATTAACTATCCTTCTTACTATTTAACATCCTTTCATGCTTATGAAAAAGGAAATATGAGTTGGGATGCCGCTTGGGAGTTAGAATCTGCCGCCTATAGTGTTCATTCTACTATTTACTCGAAAATCCCTCAACTTGATGGCGATCGAAATCTGAGAAAAAGCTATCATGAATTTTTACAAACCCAACTCCCTTCTAATCCTGACAATATTTTAGATATTGGTTGCGGTGTAGGATTGAGTACATTTGCTTTACAAGAAACCTATCCTAATAGTAATATTTCTGGATTAGACTTATCCCCTTACTTTTTAGCTGTTGCCAAATATCAAGCAAAACAAAAAGGAAAATCAATTAATTGGATTCATGACGCAGGAGAATATAATAATTTACCACTAGAATCTTTTGATTTAATTTCTACTTTTTTAATGTTCCATGAATTACCACAATTTGCTGCCGAAAATATTATTTCCCATAGCAATAAATTACTAAAAAAAGGTGGTTTTTTTGCCCTTATGGATATGAATCCTCAATCAGAAAATTATAAAAAAATGCCTCGTTATGTCTTTACTTTATTAAAAAGTACTGAACCTTATTTAGATCAATATTTTACTTTAGATATAGAATCTATGTTTATTAAATGTGGATTTTCAACACCTAAAATAGTATCTATTAGTCCTCGACATCGTGCTATTATTGCTCAAAAAATATAG
- the rfbC gene encoding dTDP-4-dehydrorhamnose 3,5-epimerase has product MKVTPTKIPEILIIEPQVFTDDRGFFFESFNNKSFQEKIGLNINFVQDNHSRSSQNVLRGLHYQINVPQLKLVRVVCGKILDVAVDIRQSSPTFKQWVGVVLSDENKKQLLIPEGFAHGFFVLSESADVLYKTNKFYVGKYDRSIRWNDPNININWNIKILPILSKKDENAPFLKDAEIFV; this is encoded by the coding sequence ATGAAAGTTACTCCTACAAAAATTCCAGAAATTTTAATTATTGAACCTCAAGTATTTACAGATGATCGAGGTTTTTTCTTTGAGAGTTTTAATAATAAATCTTTTCAGGAAAAAATAGGATTAAATATCAATTTTGTCCAAGATAATCATTCTCGATCGAGTCAAAATGTATTAAGAGGATTACACTATCAAATTAATGTGCCCCAACTAAAATTAGTAAGAGTAGTATGTGGAAAAATTTTAGATGTAGCAGTGGATATTAGACAATCTTCTCCTACTTTTAAGCAATGGGTAGGAGTAGTTTTAAGTGACGAAAATAAGAAACAATTATTAATACCAGAGGGATTTGCTCATGGTTTTTTTGTATTGTCAGAAAGTGCTGATGTTTTGTATAAAACTAATAAATTTTATGTAGGAAAATACGATCGATCTATTCGTTGGAATGATCCAAATATTAACATTAATTGGAATATAAAAATTCTCCCTATACTATCAAAAAAAGATGAAAATGCACCCTTTCTTAAAGATGCAGAAATTTTTGTTTAG
- a CDS encoding cytochrome P450, whose protein sequence is MSQINPLTTSVIQQKIKWILDPVGYLKNAYNQHPDIFTATVSGLGSGSLVFVTHPQAIQQILTNDRQQFFANGQLNNILTPVVGFSSLLSLDGENHKRERKLLMPSFHGERMQIYSNLITEITENIFNQLKPGEVFIARELMQEISLQVIVKIVFGLSEGDRFEKMKELIKAILDRFNNPINISFLFYDWLKKDFGAWSPWGGFIRTRMQLDELIHSEINLRRQENNTNRTDILSTLLTAVDEEGKGMSDQELRDELMLMLFAGHETTAIAMTWTLYWLHRQPDIKTKLLTELSENHDRRGETIFKLPYLTAVCNETLRIHPVAMLTFPRQVMRDTELLDQKIPKDTVLLGCIYLTHHREDLYPEADKFIPERFLNRQYSPYEFMPFGGGVRRCLGEVLALYEMKLSIAHIITKYDLKLAENKTLKPKRRGVVLSPEGGVKMIFNEKKQ, encoded by the coding sequence ATGTCACAAATAAACCCTTTAACAACTTCTGTTATTCAACAAAAAATTAAATGGATACTCGATCCTGTGGGATACTTAAAGAATGCTTATAATCAACATCCTGACATTTTTACAGCGACAGTTTCCGGTTTAGGTAGTGGTTCATTAGTTTTTGTTACTCATCCCCAAGCTATACAACAAATTTTAACTAACGATCGACAACAATTTTTTGCGAATGGTCAATTAAATAATATTTTAACTCCCGTAGTCGGTTTTTCTTCGTTGTTATCTTTAGACGGGGAAAATCATAAACGAGAAAGAAAATTATTGATGCCTTCTTTTCATGGGGAAAGAATGCAAATTTATAGTAATTTAATTACAGAAATTACTGAAAATATTTTTAATCAATTGAAACCGGGAGAAGTTTTTATTGCCAGAGAATTGATGCAGGAAATATCTTTACAAGTCATCGTAAAAATTGTTTTTGGCTTGTCAGAAGGCGATCGATTTGAGAAAATGAAAGAGTTAATAAAAGCTATTCTCGATCGATTTAACAATCCCATTAATATTAGCTTTTTGTTTTATGATTGGTTAAAAAAAGATTTTGGTGCATGGAGTCCTTGGGGTGGTTTTATTCGTACTAGGATGCAATTAGATGAGTTAATTCATAGTGAAATTAACCTCCGTCGTCAAGAAAATAACACCAATAGAACAGATATTCTTTCCACTCTTTTAACTGCCGTAGATGAAGAGGGAAAAGGCATGAGTGATCAAGAATTACGAGATGAATTAATGTTAATGTTGTTTGCAGGCCATGAGACAACGGCTATCGCCATGACATGGACATTGTACTGGTTACACCGTCAACCTGATATTAAAACAAAATTACTCACAGAATTATCAGAAAATCACGATCGAAGAGGTGAGACTATTTTTAAGTTACCCTATTTAACCGCAGTGTGCAACGAAACTTTAAGAATACATCCTGTCGCAATGTTGACTTTTCCCCGACAGGTGATGAGAGATACAGAATTATTAGATCAAAAAATTCCTAAAGATACGGTACTTTTGGGATGTATTTATTTAACCCATCACCGAGAAGACTTATATCCCGAAGCAGATAAATTTATTCCCGAAAGATTTTTAAATCGTCAATATTCCCCCTATGAATTTATGCCTTTTGGTGGTGGTGTAAGACGTTGTTTAGGGGAGGTTTTAGCTTTGTATGAAATGAAACTTTCGATCGCTCATATTATCACTAAATATGATTTAAAGTTAGCAGAAAATAAAACATTAAAACCTAAAAGAAGAGGAGTTGTTTTAAGCCCTGAAGGGGGAGTAAAAATGATTTTCAACGAAAAAAAACAATAA
- a CDS encoding Fur family transcriptional regulator, translating to MLVKFTKNQQYILDLLEQLKTEISAQDLHIKLRENDLKIGLATVYRTLKLLHLEGIIQERINTSGECLYELIKDSHSHHLNCINCGRSIIIREEYCPINQNLTNWCLSQNFKLYYHTLEFFGLCENCQNEIESTDL from the coding sequence ATGCTAGTTAAATTTACCAAGAATCAGCAATATATTTTAGATTTATTAGAACAGTTAAAGACAGAAATTAGTGCTCAAGATTTACACATTAAACTCCGAGAGAATGATTTAAAAATTGGATTGGCTACCGTTTATAGGACTCTAAAACTTTTACATTTAGAAGGCATTATTCAGGAAAGAATTAATACCAGTGGAGAGTGTTTATATGAATTAATTAAAGATAGTCATTCCCATCATTTAAACTGTATTAATTGTGGTCGATCGATTATTATAAGAGAAGAATATTGTCCTATTAATCAAAATTTAACTAATTGGTGTTTATCACAAAATTTTAAGTTATATTATCACACTTTAGAATTTTTTGGTTTGTGTGAAAATTGTCAAAATGAAATAGAAAGTACGGATTTATAA
- a CDS encoding Uma2 family endonuclease: MTSVISIDDKELSKDIELSEDILSPEELPPTDLIYDDGEPMETNHHRIAMNLLIDSLENFLMKQRNDFFVGGNMFIYYSATQARNRDFRGPDFFLVLDTDNEVLRKAWVVWNENGRYPDVVIELMSPFTAQADKNEKKDIYEKIFKTRYLLCF, encoded by the coding sequence ATGACAAGTGTAATCTCGATCGATGATAAAGAATTATCGAAGGATATTGAATTATCTGAAGATATTTTATCCCCTGAAGAATTACCCCCTACTGATTTAATTTATGATGATGGAGAGCCAATGGAAACAAATCACCACCGTATTGCAATGAATTTGCTCATCGATTCTTTAGAAAATTTTTTGATGAAACAACGGAATGATTTTTTTGTAGGCGGTAATATGTTTATCTATTACAGTGCCACTCAAGCTCGAAATCGAGACTTTCGAGGACCAGATTTTTTTCTGGTATTGGATACAGATAATGAAGTTTTACGCAAGGCTTGGGTTGTCTGGAATGAAAACGGACGTTATCCTGATGTAGTTATCGAACTGATGTCACCTTTTACCGCACAAGCGGATAAAAATGAGAAAAAGGATATTTACGAAAAGATCTTTAAAACTAGGTACTTACTATGTTTTTGA